One Bosea sp. 124 genomic window, TCATGGATTGCCGGCTTCGTCTGGCGCCGGCCGGACGACCTGCTATCGTCGCGCGCGGGAACGGGGCGGGGACCGATGGTCGAAACAGGCGCGATGCGACAGGTCGTCATGACGCAAGGCGTGATGACGATCGAGGGCGTCACAGGACGGTTCGCTCAGGGCCTCGGCAGGCATCTGCGCCTGAGTGCGACCGGGTTGCGCCTGGTCCGCGGCTTCGCCCGCCGCGACGGGCGGCTCGACGACGACACCCGCATCCTCGGGCGCGCCTCGCTCATCGGCGACAGCCTCAACCGGGCCGGCGCCAGCGGCGAGGCCAGCGAGATCGCCCTGACGATCCGCCCCCTCGCCACTGGCGAAGACGGACGCATCCTGCTGCTGCTCGGCTTTCGCGAGGGCGAGGACGAGGCCGCCGGCTTCTTCGCGGAGGTCTTCGCGGCCTCCGGCGTGTTCGAGGCCTTGAGGACCGACGTGCTGTCGGGCGCGGCGCAGGTGCTGTCGCTCTCGGCCACGACCAGCCTCTGGGTGCGGGAAAACGAGCGCGACGCCGTGCCCGGCATGCCCGTCGCCTGGCATCTCGGCCTGGAGGCGGACGGGCGCCGGAGCGCGCCGGCCCGTGGCCTGATCGAGACGCTGGATTGGCACGGCACCGCTGCGCCGGTCACGCCGGCTCCCGCCCATGACGAGGAGCCGTTCGAGGCGAGCGCCGACCTGCTGGCCCGCATCAACTGGAGCCTCAAGCAGGTCGTGCTGGTGCTCGTGTTCCTGCTGATCGTGGTCGCGCTGAAATAGCCGCCTCGATCGGAAAATCAGCGCTCATGGCGCCTGATGCGCCGGACCATCTCGTTCAGCGCCAGCAGCACCAGCGCCAGGATGAACGGCAGGATGTAGTAGACGATCCGGAAGATCAGCAGCGCGCCGAGCACATGCTCGAAGGGCAGGCGGCTCAGCGCGACCAGCATCGTCGCCTCGAAGACACCTAGCCCGCCCGGCGCATGGCTGGCGATACCGACGAGGCAGGCGAAGACATAGACGGCGAGGAAGCTCGGATAGTCGATGCCGTGTCCGCCCGGCAGCAGCACGAACAGCACCGCCGCCGCGGCACAGACCTCGGTCGCGCCGAGGAACATCTGGCCGAGCGTGATGGCGAGCCCGGGCAAGGGCAGGTTCCAGCCGCGCACGCGGATGGTGCGCTCGCCGCTGGCGATCCAGCTCAGATAGACAAGCGTACCGAGCCCGACCGCCGCGCCGACCAGTTGCACCACGAGCGGCGAGGTGCGCGCCAGCGTGGCAACGGACCCTGTCGCGTAGAACAGGCTGACGCAGAGGATCGCGCCCAGCCCCAGCCAGAAGGTCAGGCCGGCGATGACCGTCAGGCTCGCGACCTCGGAGGCGCGCACGCCCTTGGGCGAATAGATCCAGTAGCGCACGGTGCCGCCGGTCACGATCGGGAAGCCGAGCGTGAAGGAGACGGAATAGCTGGTGAAGGAGGCAAGCGCCGTCGTGCGGTAGGGTATCGACAGCCCGAGCCGCTTCAGCGCCAGCGCATCATAGCCGGTGAGCAGCAGATAGCTCAGGGCGGTGAAGCCGCCGGCCAGGCCGAGTTGCCGCAGGCTGGCATTGGCGAAGGCGCCGGCGAGTTCGCCCGGCTCGATCTCCTGGACGATGTACCAGAGCACCACCAGCGAGGCGCCGAAGATCACGATGCTGGCGAGCGGCCCGAGCCACCACCAGCGGCTGCGCCTGCGCGGAGGCATTCCTGGCTCTAGCTGGCCGAACGACATACGCACTCTTGGTCGGTTTCGCGCAGGAGGCGGTGGCCAGCGGCGCCGATTGCGGGCGGCAGGCCAGGACGGCCCCGGCCGCAGACATAGCGCCTCGGCGGCAATGCACAAGGCAAGACGGCGCGGCGAATGCGCGCCATGAGCAAGGCGCAGTGCGCGATCAGCCGGTTTTTCTGAACACCCGCAGCGTCTTGAAGCTGGCGACTTCGTCGACCTGCGCGGTTTTGGCCCAATCGGCGATGATCGGCTCGGCCGTCGCATAGGCGAAGGACCCGGTGTAGAACAGCAGATAGCCGCCGACATCGGTTTGCGCCGTGAAGAGGTCGATCACCTCGCGGTCGGTCAGCGCGCCATAGGCGTCGTTCGCCTCGGTCCTGAATTCGCAGGCATGGAACAGCGTGACGATGTCGAAGCGGGGCAGGAGCTTCGCATTGCTGGTGTAGATGTCGCCGAAATAGGCGCTGTAGGTCTTGGTGATCGTCGGATTGCCAGTCGCGAGCTTGACGAAGGCATCGTATTCCTTCGGCGAGGCGGTGATGCCGAGCACGGTGCAGTCGAGTTCAGGCTCGGCGCATCGGATGCCGACATAATGGTGGCCGCCGGTGCCGAAATGGTAGATGCGCTTGCCGGTCAGGCCCTCTTCCTCCAGCCATTCGACGAAATGGACGTCGCACGGGCATTGCTCGACGCGCAGGCCCCAGTAGACGTCCCAGATGTTCATCGTCGCGGCGGTCATGGCTTTCGGCTCCCTGAAAAGATGATGGTCATTCGGCGGGCCCGGCCTGCGCCGGCAGCGCCGCCGCCATGCCGGGCTGGTCCGGCCCGACATGGCGTGAGGCCATGCGCACGACGCCGCCGGCGCGTTTCAGCAACAGCCGGTGCGTCGCAGCCTCGGCGAAGCCCGCGCCCTGCCCGAAGGCGATGATGATCGCATCCGGCCGCGCCGCACGCAGCTCGGTCAGGAGTTCGAGGGCGGCATCGGTATCGAAGGCGCTGGTCGCCTCGTCGAGCAGCACGACATCGGGCCGTTCGAGTTCGGCGCGGGCCAAGGCGAGGCGCTGGCGGTCGCCGGTCGCCAGTTCCTTGTCCCAGTCCCGGCTCTCGTCGAGCGGGGGCGCGAGGCCCGACAGGCCATAGCGGCGAAGCGCGCTCTCCAATTGCGCCTCCGGCACCGCCTTGCCCGTTTCGAGGATCGCGCGCAGGCTCCCCTCCGACAGATGCAGCTTCTGCGGCACCGCCGTCACGAAGGCACCGGGCGGCAGCATGATCGTGCCACGGCCCCAAGGCCAGAGCCCCGCCACCGCCTGCACCAGCGCGGCCTTGCCGAGGCCAAGCTCGCCGGAGACATGCAGCGTCGCGCCCGGCGGCAGGGAGCAGGAAATATCGGCGGCCAGCGTGCGCCCGTCGCGGTCGATCAGCGTCACCCCGTCGAGATGCAGCAGGCCGTCATGGCTTTGCTGGATCGCCAGATGCTCGCCCGGCGGCTCGCCATCGACGCGCTCCAGCGCATCGGCGAGTTCGTTGACGCGCCGCGCTGCCGCCAGCCATTCGGCAATGCGCATGAAATTGTCGAGCACCCAGTTGAAGGCGTTCTGCACGGCGACGAAAGCCGCCGCGACCTGGACCACGCCACCGAGCGACATCTCGCCGGAGAGATATTTCGGCGCCGCCAGCAGCAGCGGCACCACCGGCACCAGCGCGCCGCTGCCATTGGTGATCCAGGTCAGGCGGCCGCGCTGGCGGATCATCGCAAGCCAGCGCCCGACCAGGCCGTCATAGGTCCGCGCCACGGCGCGGCGCTCGCCCGCCTCGGTACGGGAGAGCGCGATCGTCTCGCCATGGTCGCGGATGCGCATGAGCGAGAAGCGCAACCTCGCTTCGCCCTCGTTGCGGGCGGCGATCAGGCTCGGCAGGCGGCGCCCCACGAAGGTCACGAGCAGCGAGACCAGCACGGCATAGACGATCGCCGCCAGCACGAGATAGGCCGGGATGACGATGACGGCGCCGCCCGACCGCAGCGTCAGCGCGCCGCCGATCTCCCAGAGAATCTCGATGAAGGTGATGATGGTGATAACCGCCGAGAGCAGGCCGATGGCGAAGTCGACGACGGGCTCGGTCGCCCAGCGGACATCGTCGGCGATGCGGTATTCGGGATTGGCCGGCTCGTAGCCCGAGAGACTGAGCCGGAAGAAGCGACGCTCGCCCACCCAGCTATCGGCGAGCTTTGCCGTCACCCATTGGCGCCAGTGCACCTGGAAGGTCTCGCGCGAGACCAGGATGACCACGCCGAGCCCGGCCGCGACCAGAACCAGCACCGGGAAGACCGCCATGGCGATCAGTGCGCTCTCGCTGTCCTTCTTCTCCAGCGCGTCGAAGAACCAGCCGTTCCAGCGGTTGATGGTGACGTTGGCAAAGACGGAGAGAATGATCGCGGCCGCCAGCAGCAGGG contains:
- a CDS encoding lysylphosphatidylglycerol synthase domain-containing protein codes for the protein MPPRRRSRWWWLGPLASIVIFGASLVVLWYIVQEIEPGELAGAFANASLRQLGLAGGFTALSYLLLTGYDALALKRLGLSIPYRTTALASFTSYSVSFTLGFPIVTGGTVRYWIYSPKGVRASEVASLTVIAGLTFWLGLGAILCVSLFYATGSVATLARTSPLVVQLVGAAVGLGTLVYLSWIASGERTIRVRGWNLPLPGLAITLGQMFLGATEVCAAAAVLFVLLPGGHGIDYPSFLAVYVFACLVGIASHAPGGLGVFEATMLVALSRLPFEHVLGALLIFRIVYYILPFILALVLLALNEMVRRIRRHER
- a CDS encoding SbmA/BacA-like family transporter, with product MQARSETPGVIMAAPSDRQVALRFARLTGGFWKAASARRAWFWSLLLAAAIILSVFANVTINRWNGWFFDALEKKDSESALIAMAVFPVLVLVAAGLGVVILVSRETFQVHWRQWVTAKLADSWVGERRFFRLSLSGYEPANPEYRIADDVRWATEPVVDFAIGLLSAVITIITFIEILWEIGGALTLRSGGAVIVIPAYLVLAAIVYAVLVSLLVTFVGRRLPSLIAARNEGEARLRFSLMRIRDHGETIALSRTEAGERRAVARTYDGLVGRWLAMIRQRGRLTWITNGSGALVPVVPLLLAAPKYLSGEMSLGGVVQVAAAFVAVQNAFNWVLDNFMRIAEWLAAARRVNELADALERVDGEPPGEHLAIQQSHDGLLHLDGVTLIDRDGRTLAADISCSLPPGATLHVSGELGLGKAALVQAVAGLWPWGRGTIMLPPGAFVTAVPQKLHLSEGSLRAILETGKAVPEAQLESALRRYGLSGLAPPLDESRDWDKELATGDRQRLALARAELERPDVVLLDEATSAFDTDAALELLTELRAARPDAIIIAFGQGAGFAEAATHRLLLKRAGGVVRMASRHVGPDQPGMAAALPAQAGPAE